Proteins encoded together in one Hevea brasiliensis isolate MT/VB/25A 57/8 chromosome 16, ASM3005281v1, whole genome shotgun sequence window:
- the LOC131174640 gene encoding proline-rich receptor-like protein kinase PERK2: MGIPSSLPTNPNPSPSPPLSQSLPLQTPPLPQSPPPQSPPLPPSQTPTLILPTPLSSQTEPQNETPIFDTQFPKPMPEPEPTQTKSKGKTKKAAGRPKKTPVRKWKRVPSVPFDLNSPPQPSSEPVSKRTRSSSQIPPPAVQTPVSQSPLSSPAAPVSSADNIEEVLSLLPWAFKDMDIKNAYEKLASKPILANKYMDEHILKELGIYDSVFAYLDAISWTKFARIREPVIASFTIQPSVASPDTTEILATLKSLEVKIDTMGQQQGLKQTLVQQQSLDSKA, encoded by the exons ATGGGTATTCCATCCTCCCTAcccacaaaccctaaccccagccccAGTCCGCCGCTCTCTCAGTCGCTACCACTGCAAACGCCGCCGCTACCTCAGTCACCACCGCCTCAGTCACCACCACTACCCCCAAGCCAAACACCAACTCTCATTCTGCCGACTCCCCTCTCGTCGCAAACTGAACCGCAAAATGAAACACCTATTTTCGACACTCAGTTCCCAAAACCAATGCCTGAACCTGAGCCTACTCAAACGAAGTCTAAAGGTAAAACTAAAAAGGCTGCAGGTAGACCCAAGAAAACCCCTGTCAGAAAATGGAAAAGAGTACCCTCTGTTCCTTTCGACCTAAACTCTCCACCTCAACCTTCCTCTGAACCAGTCAGCAAAAGGACTAGGTCCTCCTCGCAAATTCCACCACCAGCGGTCCAAACACCTGTATCTCAGTCGCCCTTAAGCTCTCCAGCAGCACCTGTGTCATCTGCCGATAATATAGAGGAGGTACTCTCTCtattaccttgggcttttaagGATATGGATATAAAAAATGCTTATGAGAAATTAGCTTCTAAACCTATTTTGGCaaacaaatatatggatgagcatATTTTAAAGgaattaggcatttatgactctgtatttgcctATTTGGATGCTATCAGCTGGACTAAATTTGCTAggattagggaaccagt AATAGCAAGTTTCACTATCCAACCATCTGTTGCCTCACCTGACACCACAGAAATCCTTGCTACCTTGAAGAGCTTAGAAGTCAAAATTGATACCATGGGTCagcagcag GGCTTGAAGCAGACCCTGGTGCAGCAACAAAGCCTTGACAGCAAAGCTTGA
- the LOC110635986 gene encoding ABC transporter G family member 22, whose translation MEVNKELGRDLSDRFVGLSSGKDTMSVPAWKFGFKSSSPVQPEDNNNEAGITELRMQSLDNKAASPNDNLVRKTKSFNDSFLVNIDDLFDNVSAGSFDKTGNTAMCQSSSTPKEDSDFRKLSKLQIEPTLPIALRFQDVKYKVYAEKYILHGITGSAHPGEVLALMGPSGCGKTTLLNLLSGRVKFNSGAITYNDQPYNKSLNRRIGFVTQDDIVFSHLTVKETLTYAALLRLPNMLTREQKKERALNVISELGLERSQNTVIGGKFVRGISGGERKRVCIGHEILLNPSLLLLDEPTSGLDSTTALRIVQILQDMAKAGKTVVTTIHQPSSRLFSKFDKLILLGNGSSLYFGKASEAMMYFSSIGCNPLIAMNPAEFLIDLANGNINDKSVPSELEDKFVPGNRKLETIKEGLSPTDVHEYLLEAYEAKVGTMEKEKSLQPVVIEGDIEIHGKLSPREWGATWWDQFLILVRRSLKERRHEYLSFMRVTQVVATAIITGLLWWHSDASSPEHLEDQARLLFFISVFWGFFPLFTAIFTFPQERAILAKERGVGMYRLSAYFAARNISDLPLDLIMPTVFLVIVYFMVGLKLSFPAFSLTLLTVFLSIVASQGLGLVIGAAFMDVKKATTLASIILMTFMLSGGLFLQKVPTFMSWVRYISFNYHTYRLLLRIQYPCSDPAPGSSHCQSPLFTNLRLDHGGKEVVAMTVMIVAYRQLAYFFLRKMKLRKMA comes from the exons ATGGAGGTGAACAAAGAACTGGGACGCGACCTTTCCGACAGATTTGTTGGGTTGAGTTCAGGAAAGGACACCATGTCAGTGCCAGCATGGAAATTTGGTTTCAAATCCTCAAGCCCTGTACAACCAGAAGATAACAATAACGAAGCTGGAATTACTGAGCTAAGAATGCAGAGCTTAGACAACAAGGCTGCTTCCCCAAATGACAACCTTGTGCGTAAAACAAAGTCATTCAATGATAGTTTCTTGGTCAATATCGATGATCTTTTCGACAATGTTTCTGCTGGAAGCTTCGATAAGACAG GGAATACTGCAATGTGTCAATCTTCATCAACTCCCAAGGAGGACTCAGATTTCCGCAAGTTGAGTAAACTACAGATTGAACCTACATTACCTATAGCTCTCAGG TTCCAGGATGTCAAATACAAGGTCTATGCTGAGAAGTACATACTTCATGGAATCACTGGATCAGCCCATCCAGGTGAAGTTCTTGCTCTTATGGGACCATCAGGATGCGGTAAAACAACTCTGCTCAATCTTCTCAGTGGAAGGGTCAAATTCAACAGTGGTGCAATCACTTACAACGATCAACCATATAACAAGTCCCTGAATCGGAG GATTGGCTTTGTGACACAAGATGATATTGTGTTTTCCCACCTAACAGTTAAAGAAACTCTTACTTACGCTGCATTGCTCCGTCTTCCCAACATGTTGACTAGAGAACAGAAGAAAGAAAGAGCCCTGAATGTTATAAGTGAGCTAGGCCTTGAAAG GAGTCAAAATACAGTAATTGGTGGAAAATTTGTGAGAGGGATATCAGGTGGGGAGAGAAAAAGGGTCTGCATTGGCCATGAGATTCTTCTCAACCCATCACTTCTACTCCTGGATGAGCCAACATCAGGTCTGGACTCGACAACTGCACTTAGAATTGTTCAGATTCTACAGGACATGGCAAAG GCTGGCAAGACAGTGGTGACCACGATACACCAGCCTTCTAGTAGGCTCTTCAGTAAGTTCGACAAGCTTATTCTATTGGGAAATGGAAGTTCCTTGTACTTTGGAAAGGCATCAGAAGCAATGATGTATTTCTCTTCAATTGGTTGCAATCCACTTATAGCCATGAACCCAGCAGAGTTTCTGATTGATCTTGCAAATGGAAACATAAATGATAAATCAGTTCCTTCAGAATTGGAGGACAAGTTCGTACCTGGAAATAGAAAACTAGAGACAATAAAGGAAGGGCTTTCCCCTACCGATGTCCATGAG TATCTTCTGGAGGCTTATGAAGCAAAAGTGGGAACAATGGAGAAAGAGAAGTCCCTACAGCCTGTTGTGATTGAAGGCGACATAGAGATTCATGGCAAATTGAGTCCAAGGGAATGGGGGGCAACTTGGTGGGATCAATTCTTAATTCTTGTCCGCAGGAGCCTCAAAGAGCGACGCCATGAGTACTTAAGTTTTATGCGTGTAACTCAGGTTGTAGCCACTGCTATAATAACAGGATTGCTTTGGTGGCATTCTGATGCTTCATCTCCTGAGCACTTAGAAGATCAGGCAA GGTTGTTATTCTTCATTTCAGTATTTTGGggcttttttcctttatttactGCCATATTCACATTCCCACAAGAAAGAGCAATCCTTGCTAAAGAGAGAGGAGTTGGCATGTATAGACTCAGCGCATACTTTGCTGCAAGAAACATCAGTGATCTTCCTTTGGATCTAATAATGCCTACAGTGTTCCTTGTGATAGTCTATTTTATGGTGGGATTGAAGTTGAGCTTTCCTGCATTTTCTCTGACCTTGCTTACAGTTTTTCTCAGCATTGTGGCTTCTCAG GGCCTTGGACTTGTTATAGGTGCAGCATTCATGGATGTAAAGAAAGCAACAACACTGGCTTCCATTATTCTCATGACCTTCATGTTATCTGGCGGATTATTTCTTCAG AAAGTTCCAACCTTCATGTCATGGGTTCGCTACATTTCTTTCAACTATCACACATACAGGCTACTCCTGAGGATACAGTACCCTTGCTCAGATCCAGCTCCTGGTTCAAGCCATTGTCAATCTCCCCTTTTCACCAATTTAAGACTAGATCATGGTGGAAAAGAAGTGGTAGCAATGACAGTGATGATTGTTGCATATCGCCAACTGGCCTACTTCTTCTTAAGGAAAATGAAACTAAGGAAAATGGCTTAG